One genomic region from Nymphaea colorata isolate Beijing-Zhang1983 chromosome 12, ASM883128v2, whole genome shotgun sequence encodes:
- the LOC116266017 gene encoding receptor-like serine/threonine-protein kinase NCRK isoform X1, whose amino-acid sequence MMLPLKHVSFSIFLGLCFQVTLGSFISSANSTGELSASSSNDSSTCSCTSGGSGTEGYPLAANCSAFCNCKPGEVANANGVKSWTCSCASDGVARPLYINNAGCFSSCNCTFSKVPDLEGAAEPGKSESSSKQISSKAVVYTLLACILLTTIVLLASIICCLSRKEIFPVQSSIFSVGSEASVNSSSNLISHRPTSLKESRATKQSYFNLTKGWLWMKHYMRTVKKDRIPGSIIQFTYAELDRATNKFSNSNLIGIGESCNVYHGQLKDGRDVAVKRLEVRKGSDADIEFLTEVEMIARLNHFNIVPLLGYCSVSQGKYCERLQIFEYMPNGNLRCHLDAKQKEPLDWATRVGIAIGAAKGLEYLHEAAAPRILHRDVKSSNILLDSNWRAKISDLGMAKRIANDDQPSCPSSPARMLGTFGYFAPEYAITGRASLKSDVFSFGVVLLELISGRPPIILSAKKGQESLVMWALSLLKDSKHVVKALTDPLLEGKFPEVEVLVMSQLARECLNFDPDLRPTMAEVVQILSTITPDKRTRKFSLQFMQGSWTDKELRGYGSDSGRTEKQEPQVIHDTSVSGVNAEVHGASHQWTGLRCPPLELDMRQFTTKQGSRSEVPSMGHVGQLALLTSKSRSWRSIDEEEASSVDLMEPRLEKFWESNLHCL is encoded by the exons tttttctatctttctCGGGCTCTGCTTCCAGGTCACTCTAGGTTCCTTCATCTCATCAGCAAACAGTACtg GTGAACTGTCAGCAAGCTCAAGCAATGATAGCTCCACATGCTCATGTACTTCGGGAGGTTCTGGGACTGAGGGCTATCCGCTTGCTGCTAATTGTTCCGCTTTCTGCAATTGCAAACCAG GAGAAGTGGCAAACGCGAATGGTGTAAAAAGCTGGACATGCAGTTGTGCTTCTGATGGTGTTGCTAGACCATTATATATTAACAATGCTGGGTGTTTTTCTTCATGCAACTGTACATTCAGTAAGGTTCCTGATCTTGAAG GAGCTGCAGAACCTGGCAAGTCAGAATCATCGTCAAAGCAAATTTCCAGCAAAGCAGTTGTATATACTCTCTTAGCATGCATCCTACTTACAACCATAGTATTGCTTGCGTCTATCATTTGCTGTTTATCTAGAAAGGAAATATTTCCTGTACAGTCATCGATATTTTCAGTGGGAAGTGAAGCAAGTGTTAACAGTTCTAGCAACCTAATAAGCCACAGACCAACTTCACTAAAAGAATCCCGGGCAACAAAGCAGTCCTATTTCAACTTAACAAAAG GATGGTTATGGATGAAACATTATATGCGCACGGTGAAAAAAGACCGGATTCCTGGGTCCATCATCCAATTCACTTATGCAGAGTTGGATCGTGCAACCAACAAGTTTTCAAACTCTAACCTTATCGGTATTGGTGAAAGTTGCAATGTCTACCATGGACAACTGAAGGATGGGAGAGATGTTGCTGTTAAGAGATTGGAAGTTCGAAAAGGTTCAGATGCTGATATTGAATTTCTTACTGAG GTTGAGATGATAGCAAGACTGAACCACTTCAATATTGTGCCTTTGCTTGGTTACTGTTCTGTTTCTCAAGGGAAATATTGTGAAcgtcttcaaatatttgagtACATGCCAAATGGTAATCTTCGGTGCCATTTAGATGCAAAACAGAAGGAACCACTAGATTGGGCCACACGTGTTGGTATTGCAATTGGGGCTGCAAAAGGATTGGAGTATCTCCATGAAGCTGCTGCTCCTAGGATCCTACATAGAGACGTCAAATCCAGCAACATTCTTTTGGACAGCAATTGGAGGGCCAAG ATAAGTGATCTTGGGATGGCTAAACGAATTGCTAATGATGATCAACCCAGCTGTCCTAGTTCTCCAGCTCGGATGCTTGGGACTTTTGGATATTTTGCTCCAGAGTATGCAATCACTGGTAGAGCATCACTAAAATCAGATGTTTTCAGTTTTGGTGTTGTTCTCCTTGAGTTAATAAGTGGTCGCCCACCAATTATTCTGTCAGCCAAGAAGGGTCAAGAGAGCCTTGTGATGTGG GCCTTATCTTTACTGAAGGACAGCAAACACGTGGTAAAGGCGCTAACTGACCCTCTGCTTGAAGGAAAATTTCCAGAAGTGGAAGTACTTGTGATGTCTCAGTTGGCACGAGAATGCCTCAACTTTGATCCAGATCTAAGACCTACAATGGCTGAAGTTGTCCAGATCCTCTCTACCATTACTCCTGATAAGAGAACGAGAAAATTTTCACTACAGTTCATGCAG GGTTCTTGGACTGATAAGGAACTTCGTGGATATGGTTCTGATTCCGGAAGAACAGAGAAACAGGAACCACAAGTCATTCATGACACCTCCGTCTCCGGAGTTAATGCAGAGGTTCATGGGGCTTCACACCAATGGACAGGGTTGCGCTGTCCACCGCTGGAGCTTGACATGCGTCAATTTACAACGAAACAGGGGAGCAGGTCTGAGGTCCCATCTATGGGGCACGTTGGCCAATTGGCACTCCTAACCTCCAAATCCCGGAGTTGGCGGTCCATTGATGAGGAAGAAGCTTCATCAGTGGACCTGATGGAGCCTCGGCTCGAGAAGTTTTGGGAAAGCAATTTGCATTGTTTGTGA
- the LOC116266017 gene encoding receptor-like serine/threonine-protein kinase NCRK isoform X2: protein MMLPLKHVSFSIFLGLCFQVTLGSFISSANSTGELSASSSNDSSTCSCTSGGSGTEGYPLAANCSAFCNCKPGEVANANGVKSWTCSCASDGVARPLYINNAGCFSSCNCTFSKVPDLEEPGKSESSSKQISSKAVVYTLLACILLTTIVLLASIICCLSRKEIFPVQSSIFSVGSEASVNSSSNLISHRPTSLKESRATKQSYFNLTKGWLWMKHYMRTVKKDRIPGSIIQFTYAELDRATNKFSNSNLIGIGESCNVYHGQLKDGRDVAVKRLEVRKGSDADIEFLTEVEMIARLNHFNIVPLLGYCSVSQGKYCERLQIFEYMPNGNLRCHLDAKQKEPLDWATRVGIAIGAAKGLEYLHEAAAPRILHRDVKSSNILLDSNWRAKISDLGMAKRIANDDQPSCPSSPARMLGTFGYFAPEYAITGRASLKSDVFSFGVVLLELISGRPPIILSAKKGQESLVMWALSLLKDSKHVVKALTDPLLEGKFPEVEVLVMSQLARECLNFDPDLRPTMAEVVQILSTITPDKRTRKFSLQFMQGSWTDKELRGYGSDSGRTEKQEPQVIHDTSVSGVNAEVHGASHQWTGLRCPPLELDMRQFTTKQGSRSEVPSMGHVGQLALLTSKSRSWRSIDEEEASSVDLMEPRLEKFWESNLHCL from the exons tttttctatctttctCGGGCTCTGCTTCCAGGTCACTCTAGGTTCCTTCATCTCATCAGCAAACAGTACtg GTGAACTGTCAGCAAGCTCAAGCAATGATAGCTCCACATGCTCATGTACTTCGGGAGGTTCTGGGACTGAGGGCTATCCGCTTGCTGCTAATTGTTCCGCTTTCTGCAATTGCAAACCAG GAGAAGTGGCAAACGCGAATGGTGTAAAAAGCTGGACATGCAGTTGTGCTTCTGATGGTGTTGCTAGACCATTATATATTAACAATGCTGGGTGTTTTTCTTCATGCAACTGTACATTCAGTAAGGTTCCTGATCTTGAAG AACCTGGCAAGTCAGAATCATCGTCAAAGCAAATTTCCAGCAAAGCAGTTGTATATACTCTCTTAGCATGCATCCTACTTACAACCATAGTATTGCTTGCGTCTATCATTTGCTGTTTATCTAGAAAGGAAATATTTCCTGTACAGTCATCGATATTTTCAGTGGGAAGTGAAGCAAGTGTTAACAGTTCTAGCAACCTAATAAGCCACAGACCAACTTCACTAAAAGAATCCCGGGCAACAAAGCAGTCCTATTTCAACTTAACAAAAG GATGGTTATGGATGAAACATTATATGCGCACGGTGAAAAAAGACCGGATTCCTGGGTCCATCATCCAATTCACTTATGCAGAGTTGGATCGTGCAACCAACAAGTTTTCAAACTCTAACCTTATCGGTATTGGTGAAAGTTGCAATGTCTACCATGGACAACTGAAGGATGGGAGAGATGTTGCTGTTAAGAGATTGGAAGTTCGAAAAGGTTCAGATGCTGATATTGAATTTCTTACTGAG GTTGAGATGATAGCAAGACTGAACCACTTCAATATTGTGCCTTTGCTTGGTTACTGTTCTGTTTCTCAAGGGAAATATTGTGAAcgtcttcaaatatttgagtACATGCCAAATGGTAATCTTCGGTGCCATTTAGATGCAAAACAGAAGGAACCACTAGATTGGGCCACACGTGTTGGTATTGCAATTGGGGCTGCAAAAGGATTGGAGTATCTCCATGAAGCTGCTGCTCCTAGGATCCTACATAGAGACGTCAAATCCAGCAACATTCTTTTGGACAGCAATTGGAGGGCCAAG ATAAGTGATCTTGGGATGGCTAAACGAATTGCTAATGATGATCAACCCAGCTGTCCTAGTTCTCCAGCTCGGATGCTTGGGACTTTTGGATATTTTGCTCCAGAGTATGCAATCACTGGTAGAGCATCACTAAAATCAGATGTTTTCAGTTTTGGTGTTGTTCTCCTTGAGTTAATAAGTGGTCGCCCACCAATTATTCTGTCAGCCAAGAAGGGTCAAGAGAGCCTTGTGATGTGG GCCTTATCTTTACTGAAGGACAGCAAACACGTGGTAAAGGCGCTAACTGACCCTCTGCTTGAAGGAAAATTTCCAGAAGTGGAAGTACTTGTGATGTCTCAGTTGGCACGAGAATGCCTCAACTTTGATCCAGATCTAAGACCTACAATGGCTGAAGTTGTCCAGATCCTCTCTACCATTACTCCTGATAAGAGAACGAGAAAATTTTCACTACAGTTCATGCAG GGTTCTTGGACTGATAAGGAACTTCGTGGATATGGTTCTGATTCCGGAAGAACAGAGAAACAGGAACCACAAGTCATTCATGACACCTCCGTCTCCGGAGTTAATGCAGAGGTTCATGGGGCTTCACACCAATGGACAGGGTTGCGCTGTCCACCGCTGGAGCTTGACATGCGTCAATTTACAACGAAACAGGGGAGCAGGTCTGAGGTCCCATCTATGGGGCACGTTGGCCAATTGGCACTCCTAACCTCCAAATCCCGGAGTTGGCGGTCCATTGATGAGGAAGAAGCTTCATCAGTGGACCTGATGGAGCCTCGGCTCGAGAAGTTTTGGGAAAGCAATTTGCATTGTTTGTGA
- the LOC116266017 gene encoding receptor-like serine/threonine-protein kinase NCRK isoform X3, producing MMLPLKHVSFSIFLGLCFQVTLGSFISSANSTGELSASSSNDSSTCSCTSGGSGTEGYPLAANCSAFCNCKPGEVANANGVKSWTCSCASDGVARPLYINNAGCFSSCNCTFRAAEPGKSESSSKQISSKAVVYTLLACILLTTIVLLASIICCLSRKEIFPVQSSIFSVGSEASVNSSSNLISHRPTSLKESRATKQSYFNLTKGWLWMKHYMRTVKKDRIPGSIIQFTYAELDRATNKFSNSNLIGIGESCNVYHGQLKDGRDVAVKRLEVRKGSDADIEFLTEVEMIARLNHFNIVPLLGYCSVSQGKYCERLQIFEYMPNGNLRCHLDAKQKEPLDWATRVGIAIGAAKGLEYLHEAAAPRILHRDVKSSNILLDSNWRAKISDLGMAKRIANDDQPSCPSSPARMLGTFGYFAPEYAITGRASLKSDVFSFGVVLLELISGRPPIILSAKKGQESLVMWALSLLKDSKHVVKALTDPLLEGKFPEVEVLVMSQLARECLNFDPDLRPTMAEVVQILSTITPDKRTRKFSLQFMQGSWTDKELRGYGSDSGRTEKQEPQVIHDTSVSGVNAEVHGASHQWTGLRCPPLELDMRQFTTKQGSRSEVPSMGHVGQLALLTSKSRSWRSIDEEEASSVDLMEPRLEKFWESNLHCL from the exons tttttctatctttctCGGGCTCTGCTTCCAGGTCACTCTAGGTTCCTTCATCTCATCAGCAAACAGTACtg GTGAACTGTCAGCAAGCTCAAGCAATGATAGCTCCACATGCTCATGTACTTCGGGAGGTTCTGGGACTGAGGGCTATCCGCTTGCTGCTAATTGTTCCGCTTTCTGCAATTGCAAACCAG GAGAAGTGGCAAACGCGAATGGTGTAAAAAGCTGGACATGCAGTTGTGCTTCTGATGGTGTTGCTAGACCATTATATATTAACAATGCTGGGTGTTTTTCTTCATGCAACTGTACATTCA GAGCTGCAGAACCTGGCAAGTCAGAATCATCGTCAAAGCAAATTTCCAGCAAAGCAGTTGTATATACTCTCTTAGCATGCATCCTACTTACAACCATAGTATTGCTTGCGTCTATCATTTGCTGTTTATCTAGAAAGGAAATATTTCCTGTACAGTCATCGATATTTTCAGTGGGAAGTGAAGCAAGTGTTAACAGTTCTAGCAACCTAATAAGCCACAGACCAACTTCACTAAAAGAATCCCGGGCAACAAAGCAGTCCTATTTCAACTTAACAAAAG GATGGTTATGGATGAAACATTATATGCGCACGGTGAAAAAAGACCGGATTCCTGGGTCCATCATCCAATTCACTTATGCAGAGTTGGATCGTGCAACCAACAAGTTTTCAAACTCTAACCTTATCGGTATTGGTGAAAGTTGCAATGTCTACCATGGACAACTGAAGGATGGGAGAGATGTTGCTGTTAAGAGATTGGAAGTTCGAAAAGGTTCAGATGCTGATATTGAATTTCTTACTGAG GTTGAGATGATAGCAAGACTGAACCACTTCAATATTGTGCCTTTGCTTGGTTACTGTTCTGTTTCTCAAGGGAAATATTGTGAAcgtcttcaaatatttgagtACATGCCAAATGGTAATCTTCGGTGCCATTTAGATGCAAAACAGAAGGAACCACTAGATTGGGCCACACGTGTTGGTATTGCAATTGGGGCTGCAAAAGGATTGGAGTATCTCCATGAAGCTGCTGCTCCTAGGATCCTACATAGAGACGTCAAATCCAGCAACATTCTTTTGGACAGCAATTGGAGGGCCAAG ATAAGTGATCTTGGGATGGCTAAACGAATTGCTAATGATGATCAACCCAGCTGTCCTAGTTCTCCAGCTCGGATGCTTGGGACTTTTGGATATTTTGCTCCAGAGTATGCAATCACTGGTAGAGCATCACTAAAATCAGATGTTTTCAGTTTTGGTGTTGTTCTCCTTGAGTTAATAAGTGGTCGCCCACCAATTATTCTGTCAGCCAAGAAGGGTCAAGAGAGCCTTGTGATGTGG GCCTTATCTTTACTGAAGGACAGCAAACACGTGGTAAAGGCGCTAACTGACCCTCTGCTTGAAGGAAAATTTCCAGAAGTGGAAGTACTTGTGATGTCTCAGTTGGCACGAGAATGCCTCAACTTTGATCCAGATCTAAGACCTACAATGGCTGAAGTTGTCCAGATCCTCTCTACCATTACTCCTGATAAGAGAACGAGAAAATTTTCACTACAGTTCATGCAG GGTTCTTGGACTGATAAGGAACTTCGTGGATATGGTTCTGATTCCGGAAGAACAGAGAAACAGGAACCACAAGTCATTCATGACACCTCCGTCTCCGGAGTTAATGCAGAGGTTCATGGGGCTTCACACCAATGGACAGGGTTGCGCTGTCCACCGCTGGAGCTTGACATGCGTCAATTTACAACGAAACAGGGGAGCAGGTCTGAGGTCCCATCTATGGGGCACGTTGGCCAATTGGCACTCCTAACCTCCAAATCCCGGAGTTGGCGGTCCATTGATGAGGAAGAAGCTTCATCAGTGGACCTGATGGAGCCTCGGCTCGAGAAGTTTTGGGAAAGCAATTTGCATTGTTTGTGA